The following proteins are encoded in a genomic region of Variovorax paradoxus:
- a CDS encoding OmpA family protein yields MNTKRMLPLLSAAAVGSLAGAGALAQDNGYYYGGLSVGQSRAKIDDERITAGLLGAGLGTTSLSLKERGTAFKLFGGYQFNRYFALEGGYFDLGKFGYAATTWPTGTLDGQIKLRGFNLDLVGTLPITERFSVIGRVGAQVAKASDRFSGTGAVQVLTPNPSKRDTNYKAGLGIQYEVTPSFLIRGEAERYRVNDAIGNRGDVNTFSVTLMFPFGRAAAPASPPVVTSSYVAPPPTAEPPPPVQVVPAPARKRVSFSADSLFAFDAAMLRPEGRDALDRFMKDLSGLRFDAVHVEGHTDRLGSAAYNQRLSMRRAQTVRQYFIAHGRFEPAKLVATGKGETAPVTLPGDCKGNAPTPTLIACLQPDRRVVVEVSGATD; encoded by the coding sequence ATGAATACCAAGCGCATGCTGCCTCTCCTCAGTGCTGCCGCCGTCGGTTCTCTGGCCGGCGCCGGCGCCTTGGCACAGGACAACGGGTACTACTACGGGGGACTTTCCGTCGGCCAGTCGCGAGCGAAGATCGACGATGAACGCATTACAGCGGGTCTCCTTGGCGCCGGACTGGGAACGACGTCGCTGTCGTTGAAGGAACGCGGCACGGCCTTCAAGCTCTTCGGCGGCTACCAGTTCAACCGCTACTTCGCGCTGGAAGGCGGCTACTTCGATCTTGGCAAATTCGGCTACGCCGCCACCACGTGGCCCACGGGCACCCTGGACGGCCAGATCAAATTGCGTGGCTTCAACCTCGATCTGGTCGGGACGCTGCCAATCACGGAACGGTTCTCCGTCATCGGCAGGGTTGGCGCACAGGTCGCCAAGGCAAGCGACCGCTTCAGCGGGACCGGTGCGGTCCAGGTCCTCACGCCCAACCCGAGCAAACGCGACACGAACTACAAGGCCGGTCTCGGCATTCAGTACGAAGTCACGCCGTCGTTTCTGATCCGTGGCGAGGCCGAGCGGTATCGGGTCAACGATGCGATCGGCAACCGGGGCGACGTGAACACTTTTTCGGTGACGCTGATGTTCCCGTTCGGCCGCGCGGCCGCTCCCGCATCGCCTCCGGTGGTCACGTCCTCTTATGTAGCGCCCCCGCCGACCGCCGAGCCGCCCCCACCGGTGCAGGTTGTGCCGGCACCGGCGCGCAAGCGTGTGAGCTTTTCCGCGGACTCGCTCTTTGCGTTCGACGCCGCGATGCTGCGCCCGGAAGGCCGTGACGCACTCGACAGGTTCATGAAGGACCTCAGCGGCCTGCGCTTCGATGCGGTGCATGTCGAAGGTCACACAGATCGGCTGGGTTCCGCGGCATACAACCAGCGACTCTCGATGCGGCGCGCGCAGACGGTCAGGCAGTACTTCATTGCACATGGACGCTTCGAGCCGGCGAAACTCGTGGCGACGGGAAAGGGCGAGACCGCGCCGGTGACTCTCCCTGGAGACTGCAAAGGGAACGCCCCGACGCCGACGTTGATTGCCTGCCTTCAGCCTGATCGCCGAGTCGTCGTCGAGGTCAGCGGCGCCACTGATTGA
- a CDS encoding sensor histidine kinase, giving the protein MHRFLSNNRDELVARCKAKVAQRPLRAATEEQLAHGVPMFLDQLTRTLAAEEDDEMDVSIAISGPSGGDSLALSEIGVSATAHGKELLNLGYTVDQVVHDYGDLCQAITDLAFERDAPFAVGEFRTLNRCLDNAIADAVTEFSSQRDAQISVQQIAGEKQRLGFLVHELRNSLGTATLAVRALELGNMTISGATGAVLKRSLSTLGLLISRATAEVRGEGADQRQTFSVASFIADVDLVARLDVARKGAVFEVRAVDPSLAILANRDLLHAALANLLQNAFKYTRENSMVTLSAYASGDCVLIDVEDHCGGLPPGGAAKMFIPFTPNNDRRAGLGLGLSIARQTIEADYGTLTVRDVPGSGCVFTISLPLHSLH; this is encoded by the coding sequence ATGCACCGTTTCCTTTCCAACAACCGCGACGAACTGGTTGCAAGGTGCAAAGCGAAGGTCGCGCAGCGCCCCCTGCGGGCGGCGACCGAAGAGCAACTGGCCCATGGGGTGCCCATGTTCCTGGACCAGCTCACGAGAACGCTCGCCGCGGAAGAAGACGACGAGATGGATGTGAGCATCGCCATCTCCGGGCCCTCGGGGGGCGATTCTCTGGCCCTGTCGGAAATAGGCGTGAGCGCCACCGCGCACGGCAAGGAACTGCTCAACCTCGGCTATACCGTGGACCAGGTCGTTCATGACTACGGCGATCTCTGCCAAGCCATCACAGACCTTGCATTCGAGAGGGATGCGCCATTTGCCGTGGGAGAGTTCCGCACGCTGAACCGTTGCCTGGACAACGCCATTGCAGACGCCGTCACGGAATTCAGCTCGCAACGCGATGCGCAGATCTCGGTGCAGCAGATCGCTGGCGAAAAGCAGCGGCTGGGGTTTCTGGTTCACGAACTGCGCAATTCGCTCGGCACGGCCACGCTCGCCGTGCGGGCGCTCGAACTGGGCAACATGACCATCAGCGGCGCAACGGGCGCGGTCCTGAAGCGAAGCCTTTCAACCCTGGGACTGCTGATCAGCAGGGCCACGGCCGAAGTGAGGGGCGAAGGGGCAGATCAACGCCAGACTTTCTCGGTGGCATCCTTCATTGCAGATGTCGATCTCGTGGCCCGGCTCGATGTGGCGCGCAAAGGCGCCGTCTTCGAGGTGCGAGCCGTGGACCCCTCGCTGGCGATCCTGGCCAACCGCGATCTGCTGCATGCGGCGCTGGCCAACCTGCTGCAGAACGCCTTCAAGTACACCCGGGAGAATTCCATGGTGACCCTGAGCGCCTACGCATCGGGCGACTGCGTCCTCATCGATGTCGAGGACCATTGCGGTGGATTGCCGCCAGGTGGCGCCGCAAAGATGTTCATTCCCTTCACTCCCAACAACGACCGCAGGGCCGGCCTGGGCCTGGGGCTTTCGATCGCTCGTCAAACCATTGAAGCGGACTATGGAACGTTGACGGTGCGCGACGTGCCGGGCTCGGGCTGCGTGTTCACCATCAGCCTTCCGCTGCACTCGCTTCATTAG